The Maniola jurtina chromosome 3, ilManJurt1.1, whole genome shotgun sequence genome segment tttactagatgatgcccaagactttccgggataagaagccTAATCTCACTTCCCAAGTTTTAaattatatccatgtaaaaaaacaCGCtgatccgttgttccgttgcggcgtgactgaaggacaaaccaaccaaccaGCAAATCAATAAGCAAATAGACCGCAACGAACAAacgcactttcgtatttatgatATAGGTAGTGACTAggtgatatccgcgacttcgtctacgtagATTTacgattttataaattttaatgaaaactctttgatattttgTAAGTGGCCtgtgtccgtctccgggatgcaggCTATGTCTGTATCAAATGTCAAAATCTATTcaatggatgggtctttaaacataccgtggaaactttttgattttttacgaTAAAAGTAGTccgtccttctccgggatgtaagctaactcggtaggtaccttttatcaaaaccggttaaacggatgatctgtgaaaaggaaaaaatcatGGCGGTGTACGGTGGTAGGGTACAAGATCCAAGTACTTCCATCGAAGCTTCCAATAAAACtgcaataaaaagtttaaaagccTACTAACATAGCCTCGTGTAGATTAGTTATCGCTTATGCATCCAGGATCCATAATATAAGTTTAGAACGGCTTTGATGATAGCGAGGTCTCTAAGCATGAAACCTGCTACGCTGAAAATCCAAAATTTTCAACAAACACCACCTCGACTCCTAATTACTTCTCAACGTATGTGTTTTGCGAACAATGTCCAAACAGAACCGTAGTTTTTGTTCAAACCCTATCAACTAAAAAGTCTTTTATACCGGCTTTGCTACGTAACATACCATGATTTTCATTCCATTGAAATGTCTCTAAAGCTGAAGCAATAGGGTTCAGTTTAGCGAAATTTTCTGTGATTGTAAAGTTGTCGTCTGTAATGCCTGGGCCATATGCATGGCCACGCGCTCCTTCATCACCCTTATCTTCGCTGTTCGGGGTCGAACCCACTGCCCTATCACACAAACACAGCCAACGTCGATATTATCAAGACATATTGCTACATGTGTGCTGAATTAAAAAGAGTTTCTCGCGCAATTTCCTcagcttttttaaatttatttatatgtatctaTTTCATAATTATGCATTTATAACTCCCGACCcaataagtttgatgtgtgtatctgtctgtggcatcgtaactcccaaactaatgaagcgattttaatatttttttttgttttaaagcttgatcgagaatgttcttagctatgatccaagaaaatcggttcagccgtttgaaagttatcagctcttttctagttactgtaaccttcacttgttggggatgttatcaatttttaatttatacttgtaaaaatgaatgaatgtcCCTTACGTGCTCTTATACCATTAACCATACCGATGACATATTACGatgaaataaagtttttaaaacacAGGCGGTTTTAAATGTAGATTATTTCTATAAACACGAAGAAGAACCTTATGTTGCCAACTTTGCTCAGCCCTCAGCCAAAACGGTTACTGACGCACACAAATTGTATGCGGACAGGccggtgttccggtagtagtaatGGATAATTAAACAGTTTGTTTGTATGGAGTGTCGTGGGTGTGCCTTATCTCTTAAGATAACCTTCATCTCCAAGATGAAAGgcttttcaaaaattcctatATAGGATCTTTAAGAAAGttcgcggatgaagtcgcgggaataagctactTTGAAGAAACACTTTATTGAAATAGATTTAGGTTGGGTTAAGATAAAACGCATCATGTGAACAAGTAAATCACATGGTTAAAAGATGACGATCTTATCAACTAGGAAAAGATTATTATCTgtattttcatattttgttttcatttattcTGTTTTATTATGATAACTAAAATTGtgacatttaatattataaagtaagtataatttaaattcaataaaaatcattattttgatGAGGTGACGGTATTATAATACAAGAGAAGAAAACACGATTTTGAGGAAATATACAACTCAAGTATGGAGTGGTAACACGTGTAGATAAGCTATTAAAATGTATTCGAGATAaatcttcatttttatcaaatgATAATTTTAAGCTAACGTCATTGATAATGTTTTGATACGTGCGTTAAAGATTATACGTCTCAGTTTCTTTTTGCAAATTTCTTAATAGCACGTGTTATGACAACATTGGACAACACGAAACAAAGTGGTCGAGTCATtcgacaaaaaataaaaaagtcctTTAAAAATGCTTGCAGTGTGAAATCAGCTAAGAAAAGATTTCCAATAATAGAATGGCTGCCAAAGTACAACGGCACTTTATTTATTCAAGACTTAATAGCAGGAGTTACAGTTGGATTGACAGCTATACCTCAAGGTATAGCCTACGCTATTGTAGCCGGACTTTCGCCTGAATATGGGCTTTATGCTGGCCTTATGGGAGGATTCGTATACTTGTTCGTTGGGAGCTGCAAAGATATAACAGTTGGACCTACGGCAATTATGGCAGCGATGACCTCGAAATACGTATTTGGCCTCTCAGCAGACTTTGCCGTATTAGCGTCATTTCTCTCAGGAATACTTATACTAGCCATGGGCATATTCAACCTTGGATTTTTAGTGGAGTTCATATCACAACCTGTAATCAGTGGATTCACTACTGCAGCCGCTCTTCAAATAGCAGCAGCACAGCTTAAAGGATTGTTCGGTCTTACTGGATCAGGGGGTAACTATTTTGCTCAATCCATGTATAATTTCTTTAACAATTTCCTGACCATTAAACTCTGGGATACGTTGTTAGGATTTACTACCATAATAATTTTGCTGTTACTAAAACGCCTCGGTGAAGGCtgtggacggacggatggatttGTGAAGCAAACTAGATGGTTTATATCTCTTGGTCGAAACGCCGTTGTTGTCATCTTTGGTATCATCGTTGCTTACATTTTGAAACAAGTGACTGATTCCGAGCCTGTATTATTGATAGGAGATATCGGCAGTGGCTTGCCAAAATTTCAACTTCCGCCATTTAGTACAACAGTTGGGAACGAAACGTATAGTTTTAGTGACATGGCCAAAACATTAGGACCTGAAGCT includes the following:
- the LOC123880893 gene encoding sodium-independent sulfate anion transporter-like; translated protein: MTTLDNTKQSGRVIRQKIKKSFKNACSVKSAKKRFPIIEWLPKYNGTLFIQDLIAGVTVGLTAIPQGIAYAIVAGLSPEYGLYAGLMGGFVYLFVGSCKDITVGPTAIMAAMTSKYVFGLSADFAVLASFLSGILILAMGIFNLGFLVEFISQPVISGFTTAAALQIAAAQLKGLFGLTGSGGNYFAQSMYNFFNNFLTIKLWDTLLGFTTIIILLLLKRLGEGCGRTDGFVKQTRWFISLGRNAVVVIFGIIVAYILKQVTDSEPVLLIGDIGSGLPKFQLPPFSTTVGNETYSFSDMAKTLGPEAIILPLVAILELIAIAKAFAGGVPINATQEMIALGLCNIFGSFVRGMPVTGSFTRTALNYASGVQTQAGGIFTGLLIILALSLLTSVFYYIPKASLAGLIITAMFYMVDFMIIRRLWTSSKKELFILIATILVCLFKGLEYGIVAGILIDAFILLYTTAKPTIEVNILREDKGIMTVLVLPESLPYCSADHTRRVIVKASFEGGLDTLMIIDGSNLRDMDTTVASNIITVVKDLDKKSRRIVLLNFNSLLKKMCIDINSSISDKFLNAVSADSLLEVSTRSV